The following are encoded together in the Streptomyces sp. NBC_00341 genome:
- the lgt gene encoding prolipoprotein diacylglyceryl transferase, with protein MDLAYIPSPSTGVIDLGPIPLRGYAFCIIIGVFVAVWLGNKRWIARGGRAGTVADIAVWAVPFGLVGGRLYHVITDYQLYFSDGEDWVDAFKIWQGGLGIWGAIALGAVGAWIGCRRRGIPLPAWADALAPGIAVAQACGRWGNWFNQELYGRETDVPWALKISEGPNRVAGTYHPTFLYESLWCIGVALLVIWADRRFKLGHGRAFALYVASYCAGRAWIEYMRVDEAHHILGLRLNVWTALIVFVLAVVYMVISAKVRPGREEIVEPGEPGEPGEPKAPDAVEAEEAKSDDAEAGDAKSEDAKSEGAAVESDAAVESDASKTEDAAETAKG; from the coding sequence ATGGACCTTGCCTACATTCCCAGCCCGTCGACCGGCGTGATCGATCTCGGCCCGATCCCGCTTCGCGGCTACGCGTTCTGCATCATCATCGGTGTGTTTGTCGCCGTCTGGCTCGGCAACAAGCGCTGGATCGCCCGAGGGGGCAGAGCCGGCACGGTTGCCGACATCGCCGTCTGGGCGGTGCCCTTCGGCCTCGTCGGCGGGAGGCTCTACCACGTCATCACCGACTACCAGCTGTACTTCAGCGACGGTGAGGACTGGGTCGACGCCTTCAAGATCTGGCAGGGCGGCCTCGGGATCTGGGGTGCGATCGCGCTCGGCGCTGTGGGTGCCTGGATCGGCTGCCGCCGCCGGGGGATCCCGCTGCCCGCCTGGGCCGACGCGCTCGCTCCCGGTATCGCCGTGGCCCAGGCCTGCGGCCGCTGGGGCAACTGGTTCAACCAGGAGCTGTACGGCCGCGAGACCGACGTCCCGTGGGCGCTGAAGATCAGCGAGGGCCCCAACCGAGTGGCGGGCACGTACCACCCGACGTTCCTGTACGAGTCGCTGTGGTGCATCGGCGTGGCCCTCCTGGTGATCTGGGCGGACCGCCGGTTCAAGCTCGGACACGGGCGGGCGTTCGCGCTGTACGTCGCGTCCTACTGCGCCGGTCGCGCGTGGATCGAGTACATGCGCGTCGACGAGGCCCACCACATCCTGGGCCTGCGCCTGAACGTGTGGACCGCGCTGATCGTGTTCGTGCTGGCCGTCGTCTACATGGTGATCTCGGCGAAGGTACGGCCGGGCCGCGAGGAGATCGTCGAGCCGGGGGAGCCGGGGGAGCCGGGGGAGCCGAAGGCTCCTGACGCGGTGGAGGCCGAGGAAGCGAAGTCCGACGACGCGGAGGCCGGTGACGCGAAGTCCGAGGACGCGAAGTCCGAGGGCGCGGCGGTCGAGTCCGACGCCGCGGTGGAGTCCGACGCGTCGAAGACGG
- a CDS encoding thioredoxin domain-containing protein, producing MSEKNQEGKRAARDRLIQQREQLKARERRRRTLIVSTAVVGVLALAAVVGVIAANSGGKGSKDKASGPAVAPSGATGKDSLAIQVGADEAPSTLTIWEDFRCPVCAQFENAFRDTIHQLEQSKQLKVEYHLATLIDGNLGGSGSLKAANAAACAQDVGKFSAYHDILYRNQPQEADDAFGDNSKLIDLSKKVDGLDTPAFRSCVDDGTHDSWVQKSDKAFRDGGFQGTPTALLNGQSIFPKKGNEPITVANLKKWVAEANKGKGKGTATPAPSGS from the coding sequence GTGAGCGAGAAGAACCAAGAGGGAAAAAGGGCCGCGCGAGACCGGCTGATCCAGCAGCGTGAGCAGCTGAAGGCGCGAGAGCGCCGTCGCCGCACGCTGATCGTCTCGACCGCCGTGGTGGGTGTCCTCGCCCTGGCCGCCGTCGTCGGCGTGATCGCCGCCAACAGCGGCGGAAAGGGCAGCAAGGACAAGGCGTCGGGTCCCGCCGTCGCACCGTCGGGCGCGACCGGCAAGGACAGCCTCGCCATCCAGGTGGGAGCGGACGAAGCCCCGTCCACGCTCACGATCTGGGAGGACTTCCGCTGCCCCGTCTGCGCCCAGTTCGAGAACGCGTTCCGGGACACGATCCACCAGCTGGAGCAGAGCAAGCAGCTCAAGGTCGAATACCACCTCGCCACCCTGATCGACGGAAACCTCGGCGGCAGCGGCTCCCTCAAGGCGGCCAACGCGGCGGCCTGCGCCCAGGACGTGGGCAAGTTCTCCGCGTACCACGACATCCTGTACCGCAATCAGCCGCAGGAGGCCGACGACGCCTTCGGCGACAACAGCAAGCTGATCGACCTGTCCAAGAAGGTCGACGGGCTCGACACGCCCGCCTTCCGCAGCTGTGTCGACGACGGCACGCACGACAGCTGGGTCCAGAAGTCCGACAAGGCCTTCCGCGACGGCGGCTTCCAGGGCACGCCGACGGCGCTGCTCAACGGTCAGTCGATCTTCCCCAAGAAGGGGAACGAGCCGATCACCGTCGCCAACCTGAAGAAGTGGGTCGCCGAGGCCAACAAGGGCAAGGGGAAAGGCACGGCCACCCCCGCCCCGTCGGGATCCTGA
- the trpA gene encoding tryptophan synthase subunit alpha, translated as MSGNIELLNTTLAAAKAEDRAALIAYLPAGFPTVDGGIAAIEAAAAGGADVIEVGLPHSDPVLDGPVIQTADDIALRGGVKIADVMRTVRESYEATGIPILVMTYWNPIDRYGVERFTAELAEAGGAGCILPDLPVQESALWREHAAKHGLATVFVVAPSSKDERLATITAAGSGFVYAASLMGVTGTRVSVGEQAEDLVRRTRATTSVPVCVGLGVSNAEQAAEVAGFADGVIVGTAFVKCMLDAPDEAAGLAAVRSLAADLAEGVRKR; from the coding sequence GTGAGCGGCAACATCGAACTGCTGAACACCACCCTCGCTGCGGCCAAGGCCGAGGACCGGGCGGCGCTGATCGCGTACCTGCCCGCCGGGTTCCCGACCGTCGACGGCGGTATCGCGGCCATCGAGGCGGCGGCCGCAGGCGGCGCCGACGTCATCGAGGTGGGCCTGCCGCACAGCGACCCGGTGCTCGACGGCCCGGTCATCCAGACCGCCGACGACATCGCGCTGCGCGGCGGCGTGAAGATCGCCGACGTGATGCGCACGGTCCGCGAGTCGTACGAGGCCACCGGGATCCCGATCCTGGTCATGACGTACTGGAACCCGATCGACCGGTACGGCGTCGAGCGCTTCACCGCCGAGCTGGCGGAGGCGGGCGGCGCCGGGTGCATCCTGCCCGACCTGCCGGTCCAGGAATCCGCCCTGTGGCGCGAGCACGCGGCGAAGCACGGTCTCGCGACCGTCTTCGTCGTCGCGCCCAGCAGCAAGGACGAGCGCCTCGCCACCATCACGGCGGCCGGTTCCGGCTTCGTCTACGCCGCTTCGCTGATGGGGGTCACCGGCACCCGCGTCTCGGTCGGGGAACAGGCCGAGGACCTGGTGCGGCGCACCCGCGCCACCACCTCCGTCCCGGTCTGCGTCGGCCTCGGCGTCTCCAACGCGGAGCAGGCCGCGGAGGTCGCCGGGTTCGCGGACGGGGTCATCGTCGGTACCGCCTTCGTCAAGTGCATGCTGGACGCGCCCGACGAGGCGGCCGGCCTCGCGGCCGTCCGCTCACTGGCGGCCGATCTGGCCGAAGGTGTTCGAAAGCGCTGA
- the trpB gene encoding tryptophan synthase subunit beta, with amino-acid sequence MSSDFFIPDPEGLIPSAEGYFGAYGGKFIPEALVAAVDEVAVEYDKAKADPAFAAELNELMVNYTGRPSALTEVRRFAEHAGGARIFLKREDLNHTGSHKINNVLGQALLTRRMGKTRVIAETGAGQHGVATATACALFGLECTIYMGEIDTERQALNVARMRMLGAEVIAVKSGSRTLKDAINEAFRDWVANVDRTHYLFGTVAGPHPFPAMVRDFHRVIGVEARRQILERAGRLPDAAVACVGGGSNAIGLFHALIPDADVRLIGCEPAGHGVETGEHAATLTEGEPGILHGSRSYVLQDEEGQITEPYSISAGLDYPGIGPEHAYLKDIGRGEYRAVTDDAAMQALRLLSRTEGIIPAIESAHALAGALEVGKELGKDGLILVNLSGRGDKDMDTAARYFGLYETDAAVEADASGHGAEIEGDAK; translated from the coding sequence ATGTCGTCCGACTTCTTCATTCCGGACCCGGAGGGTCTGATCCCCAGCGCCGAGGGGTACTTCGGCGCGTACGGCGGAAAGTTCATCCCGGAGGCGCTCGTCGCCGCCGTGGACGAGGTCGCCGTCGAGTACGACAAGGCGAAGGCCGACCCGGCGTTCGCCGCCGAGCTCAACGAGCTCATGGTCAACTACACCGGCCGCCCCAGCGCGCTGACCGAGGTGCGGCGCTTCGCGGAACACGCCGGCGGCGCCCGGATCTTCCTCAAGCGCGAGGACCTCAACCACACCGGCTCGCACAAGATCAACAACGTGCTGGGCCAGGCGCTCCTCACCCGGCGCATGGGCAAGACCCGGGTCATCGCCGAGACCGGGGCCGGTCAGCACGGCGTCGCCACCGCGACCGCCTGCGCGCTCTTCGGCCTCGAATGCACCATCTACATGGGCGAGATCGACACCGAGCGCCAGGCGCTGAACGTGGCGCGGATGCGGATGCTCGGCGCCGAGGTCATCGCCGTGAAGTCCGGCTCCCGCACCCTCAAGGACGCCATCAACGAGGCGTTCCGCGACTGGGTCGCCAACGTGGACCGCACGCACTACCTCTTCGGCACGGTCGCGGGCCCGCACCCCTTCCCCGCCATGGTCCGCGACTTCCACCGCGTCATCGGCGTCGAGGCCAGGCGGCAGATCCTGGAGCGGGCCGGCCGGCTGCCGGACGCCGCGGTCGCCTGCGTCGGCGGCGGCTCCAACGCCATCGGCCTCTTCCACGCCCTCATCCCGGACGCGGACGTCCGCCTCATCGGCTGCGAGCCGGCCGGACACGGCGTGGAGACCGGCGAGCACGCGGCGACCCTCACCGAGGGCGAGCCCGGCATCCTGCACGGTTCGCGCAGCTACGTCCTCCAGGACGAGGAGGGCCAGATCACCGAGCCGTACTCCATCTCGGCCGGTCTGGACTACCCGGGCATCGGCCCGGAGCACGCCTACCTGAAGGACATCGGCCGCGGCGAGTACCGCGCGGTCACCGACGACGCGGCCATGCAGGCGCTGCGGCTGCTCTCCCGCACCGAGGGGATCATCCCGGCCATCGAGAGCGCGCACGCGCTGGCCGGTGCCCTGGAGGTCGGCAAGGAGCTCGGCAAGGACGGCCTGATCCTGGTCAACCTGTCCGGCCGGGGCGACAAGGACATGGACACGGCGGCCCGGTACTTCGGGCTGTACGAGACCGACGCGGCCGTCGAGGCGGACGCGTCCGGCCACGGCGCCGAGATCGAGGGGGACGCCAAGTGA
- the trpM gene encoding tryptophan biosynthesis modulator TrpM — protein MSAERSAPRVRPGLRPAAATGRDPHAPLARGCRPRGCRAPARRVHGRRVRYVIGDEPGQVNGMRWRTGSAQ, from the coding sequence GTGTCCGCAGAGCGTTCCGCGCCCCGTGTCCGGCCGGGCCTGCGCCCCGCCGCGGCCACCGGCCGGGACCCGCACGCGCCGCTGGCGCGCGGCTGCCGCCCCCGCGGCTGTCGCGCCCCCGCGCGCCGCGTGCACGGCCGGCGGGTGCGGTACGTGATCGGTGACGAACCCGGCCAGGTCAACGGCATGCGATGGCGCACGGGGTCCGCGCAGTAG
- the trpC gene encoding indole-3-glycerol phosphate synthase TrpC: protein MSVLDEIIEGVRADLAERQARVSLDELKERAARAPEAKDGVAALRGEGVTVICEVKRSSPSKGALAAIADPAALAADYEAGGASVISVLTEERRFGGSLADLEAVRAKVDIPVLRKDFIVTSYQLWEARAYGADLALLIVAALDQEALVSLIERAESIGLTPLVEVHDEEEAERAVDAGARIIGVNARNLKDLKVDRSTFERVAPEIPDRIVKIAESGVRGPHDLIAYANAGADAVLVGESLVTGRDPRVAVADLVAAGAHPALRHGRG, encoded by the coding sequence GTGAGTGTGCTCGACGAGATCATCGAAGGCGTACGCGCCGACCTCGCAGAGCGGCAGGCGCGCGTCAGCCTCGACGAGCTGAAGGAACGCGCGGCGCGCGCTCCCGAGGCGAAGGACGGAGTCGCCGCCCTGCGCGGCGAGGGCGTGACCGTCATCTGCGAGGTAAAGCGCTCCAGCCCCTCCAAGGGGGCCCTCGCCGCCATCGCCGACCCGGCCGCACTGGCCGCGGACTACGAGGCGGGCGGCGCCTCCGTCATCTCGGTCCTCACCGAGGAGCGCCGCTTCGGCGGTTCGCTCGCCGACCTGGAGGCCGTCCGCGCCAAGGTCGACATCCCGGTCCTGCGCAAGGACTTCATCGTCACCTCCTACCAGCTGTGGGAGGCGCGGGCGTACGGCGCCGACCTCGCCCTGCTGATCGTCGCCGCCCTCGACCAGGAGGCGCTGGTCTCCCTGATCGAGCGCGCCGAGTCCATCGGCCTGACGCCGCTGGTCGAGGTGCACGACGAGGAGGAGGCGGAGCGCGCGGTCGACGCCGGCGCCCGGATCATCGGCGTCAACGCCCGCAACCTGAAGGACCTCAAGGTCGACCGCTCCACCTTCGAGCGGGTCGCCCCCGAGATCCCCGACCGCATCGTCAAGATCGCGGAGTCCGGTGTCCGGGGCCCGCACGACCTCATCGCCTACGCCAACGCCGGCGCGGACGCCGTACTGGTCGGCGAGTCCCTGGTCACCGGCCGCGACCCGCGGGTCGCCGTGGCCGACCTGGTCGCCGCCGGCGCCCACCCGGCCCTCCGGCACGGACGGGGCTGA
- a CDS encoding DUF2752 domain-containing protein, translating to MDASPSPAAAPSTPGHGPAPGTSAAPGHRPAPDGSQPPSGPPPVPGGHLPAPGPPAGQPGPFPPVFQPAPVPASRLRRIAAPAGVMAGVLGAFALVGSVDPNEPGHYPVCPLLRLTGIYCPGCGGLRSAYAVAHGDLGTAFGSNAPAVIGYGIFAVVWVLWMVRAAAGKPVRFALRPVHWWAIGAVLLIFTVVRNLPFGSALAP from the coding sequence GTGGACGCTTCGCCATCTCCAGCCGCCGCCCCGTCGACGCCGGGCCACGGCCCCGCGCCCGGCACCTCCGCGGCCCCCGGCCACCGGCCCGCGCCGGACGGCTCCCAGCCGCCGTCCGGCCCGCCTCCGGTGCCCGGCGGCCACCTGCCCGCGCCCGGTCCGCCCGCCGGGCAGCCGGGACCGTTCCCGCCGGTCTTCCAGCCGGCGCCCGTCCCCGCCTCGCGGCTGCGGCGGATCGCCGCCCCGGCCGGTGTCATGGCGGGCGTCCTCGGGGCCTTCGCCCTCGTCGGCTCCGTCGACCCCAACGAGCCGGGCCACTACCCGGTCTGCCCGCTGCTCCGCCTCACCGGCATCTACTGCCCCGGCTGCGGCGGGCTGCGCAGCGCCTACGCGGTCGCCCACGGCGACCTCGGGACGGCGTTCGGCTCCAACGCCCCCGCCGTCATCGGCTACGGGATCTTCGCCGTGGTCTGGGTCCTCTGGATGGTCCGCGCTGCCGCCGGGAAGCCCGTGCGGTTCGCGCTGCGGCCCGTCCACTGGTGGGCGATCGGAGCCGTCCTGCTGATCTTCACCGTCGTCCGGAACCTGCCGTTCGGATCGGCGCTGGCGCCGTGA
- a CDS encoding HGxxPAAW family protein: MAGSSHGHTPAAWTGVIISFIGFCIAGVFMVAANPLGFWAGIAVTVIGGIVGLAMKAAGLGMPKESAELARARARAGQAQTS; this comes from the coding sequence ATGGCGGGCAGCAGCCACGGACACACCCCGGCCGCCTGGACCGGTGTCATCATCTCGTTCATCGGCTTCTGCATCGCAGGCGTCTTCATGGTCGCGGCCAACCCGCTCGGCTTCTGGGCCGGTATCGCCGTCACCGTCATCGGCGGGATCGTCGGGCTCGCGATGAAGGCCGCCGGTCTCGGCATGCCGAAGGAGTCGGCGGAGCTGGCCCGGGCCAGGGCCCGTGCCGGGCAGGCGCAGACCTCCTGA
- a CDS encoding TIGR02234 family membrane protein, whose product MGYVSAVPVPQPRAEAASAPDSAGSRRSLAAGLLLGAAGATVVLLASGQTWARGRASVGGGALPLSADGQDVTGVPAALAIVGLAALVAVFAVRSGGRLLVAGLLALSGFGAALSAFLGASDGAALDEQAARSTGDSAATIGALSHTAWPYVTAAGGLLILLAGLLALRYGRRWPTMSGRYERDGTPRPRRTAPKALDPDRPEDLWKALDRGEDPTREA is encoded by the coding sequence GTGGGGTACGTGAGCGCTGTCCCCGTACCCCAGCCCCGTGCCGAAGCCGCCTCCGCGCCCGACAGCGCGGGGAGCCGCAGAAGCCTGGCCGCCGGCCTGCTCCTCGGGGCAGCCGGGGCCACCGTCGTCCTCCTCGCGTCCGGGCAGACCTGGGCCCGGGGCCGGGCCTCGGTCGGCGGCGGCGCCCTGCCGCTGAGCGCCGACGGACAGGACGTCACCGGTGTCCCGGCCGCCCTCGCCATCGTCGGCCTGGCCGCCCTCGTCGCCGTCTTCGCCGTCCGCAGCGGCGGCCGGCTGCTCGTCGCGGGACTGCTGGCCCTCAGCGGGTTCGGCGCCGCGCTGAGCGCCTTCCTCGGCGCCTCCGACGGCGCCGCGCTCGACGAGCAGGCGGCTCGGAGCACCGGCGACAGCGCCGCCACCATCGGCGCCCTCAGCCACACCGCCTGGCCCTATGTGACCGCGGCCGGCGGGCTGCTGATCCTGCTCGCCGGGCTGCTCGCCCTGCGCTACGGCAGGCGCTGGCCCACCATGTCCGGGCGGTACGAGCGCGACGGCACCCCGCGCCCCCGCAGGACCGCCCCCAAGGCCCTGGACCCCGACCGGCCCGAGGACCTGTGGAAGGCCCTGGACCGCGGCGAGGACCCGACGCGCGAGGCATGA
- a CDS encoding anthranilate synthase component I: protein MDFDTFRKLAIDRRVIPVTRRLLADGDTPVGLYRKLAGERTGTFLLESAENGRTWSRYSFIGVRSAATLTARDGEAHWLGTPPVGVPVDGDPLQALRATIETLHTPHEQESGLPPFTGGMVGYLGYDVVRRLEKIGESGDDDLELPELTMLLTSDLAVLDHWDGSVLLIANAINHNDLATGVDEAYTDAVARLDAMERDLRRPVENAPAALPPSELPPYTALWGGKAYQDAVEDVKERIRAGEAFQVVPSQRFETPCTASALDVYRVLRATNPSPYMYLFRFDGFDVAGSSPEALVKVEDGRAMVHPIAGTRHRGATPQEDQALAEELLADPKERAEHLMLVDLGRNDLGRVCEPGSVEVVDFMSVERYSHVMHIVSTVTGRVAEGHTAFDVLTSCFPAGTLSGAPKPRAMQIIEELEPTRRGLYGGCVGYLDFAGDSDTAIAIRTALLRDGTAYVQAGAGVVADSDPVAEDTECRNKAAAVLRAVHTANRLGGA from the coding sequence ATGGACTTCGACACCTTCCGGAAGCTGGCCATCGACCGGCGCGTCATCCCCGTCACCCGCCGGCTCCTCGCCGACGGTGACACGCCGGTCGGCCTCTACCGCAAGCTCGCGGGCGAACGCACCGGCACCTTCCTCCTGGAATCCGCGGAGAACGGCCGCACCTGGTCGCGCTACTCCTTCATCGGGGTCCGCAGCGCCGCCACGCTCACCGCCCGCGACGGCGAGGCCCACTGGCTGGGCACCCCGCCGGTCGGCGTCCCCGTCGACGGCGACCCGCTCCAGGCCCTGCGCGCCACCATCGAGACCCTGCACACCCCGCACGAGCAGGAGTCCGGACTGCCGCCCTTCACCGGCGGCATGGTCGGCTACCTCGGCTACGACGTCGTGCGCCGCCTGGAGAAGATCGGTGAGAGCGGGGACGACGACCTCGAGCTCCCCGAGCTGACCATGCTGCTCACCTCCGACCTCGCCGTCCTCGACCACTGGGACGGCAGCGTCCTGCTCATCGCCAACGCGATCAACCACAACGACCTGGCCACCGGAGTCGACGAGGCGTACACCGACGCGGTGGCCCGGCTCGACGCCATGGAGCGCGACCTGCGCCGCCCCGTCGAGAACGCCCCCGCCGCCCTGCCGCCCTCCGAGCTCCCGCCGTACACCGCGCTGTGGGGCGGCAAGGCCTACCAGGACGCCGTCGAGGACGTGAAGGAGCGGATCAGGGCCGGCGAGGCCTTCCAGGTCGTCCCCTCCCAGCGCTTCGAAACGCCGTGCACGGCAAGCGCCTTGGACGTCTACCGGGTGCTGCGCGCCACCAACCCCTCGCCGTACATGTACCTCTTCCGGTTCGACGGCTTCGACGTCGCCGGCTCCAGCCCCGAGGCGCTCGTCAAGGTCGAGGACGGCCGCGCGATGGTCCACCCGATCGCCGGGACCCGGCACAGGGGCGCCACCCCGCAGGAGGACCAGGCCCTCGCGGAGGAGCTGCTGGCCGACCCGAAGGAGCGCGCCGAGCACCTGATGCTCGTCGACCTCGGCCGCAACGACCTGGGACGGGTCTGCGAGCCCGGCAGCGTCGAGGTCGTCGACTTCATGTCGGTCGAGCGGTACTCGCACGTGATGCACATCGTGTCCACCGTCACCGGCCGCGTCGCCGAGGGCCACACCGCCTTCGACGTCCTCACCTCCTGCTTCCCCGCGGGCACCCTCTCCGGAGCCCCGAAACCGCGCGCCATGCAGATCATCGAGGAGCTCGAACCCACCCGCCGCGGGCTGTACGGCGGCTGCGTGGGCTACCTCGACTTCGCCGGGGACTCCGACACGGCCATCGCCATCCGGACCGCCCTGCTGCGTGACGGAACGGCGTACGTCCAGGCCGGGGCGGGGGTCGTCGCGGACTCCGACCCGGTCGCGGAGGACACCGAGTGCCGCAACAAGGCCGCGGCGGTGCTGCGCGCCGTCCACACGGCCAACCGCCTCGGCGGCGCGTGA
- the hisI gene encoding phosphoribosyl-AMP cyclohydrolase — translation MTSSPTPGTPPPASGLDPAIAARLKRGADGLVPAIAQQYDTGEVLMLGWMDDEALHRTLTTGRCTYWSRSRQEYWVKGDTSGHIQQVKSVALDCDADTVLVRVDQTGAACHTGDRTCFDADVLPLGQ, via the coding sequence ATGACCAGCTCGCCCACGCCCGGCACCCCGCCCCCCGCCAGCGGCCTCGACCCCGCCATCGCCGCCCGCCTCAAGCGCGGCGCCGACGGACTCGTCCCGGCCATCGCCCAGCAGTACGACACCGGCGAGGTGCTGATGCTCGGCTGGATGGACGACGAGGCACTGCACCGCACCCTGACCACCGGCCGCTGCACCTACTGGTCGCGCAGCCGCCAGGAGTACTGGGTCAAGGGCGACACCTCCGGCCACATCCAGCAGGTCAAGTCCGTCGCGCTGGACTGTGACGCCGACACCGTCCTCGTCCGGGTCGACCAGACGGGTGCCGCCTGCCACACCGGCGACCGCACCTGTTTCGACGCCGACGTCCTCCCGCTCGGACAGTAG
- a CDS encoding TIGR03085 family metal-binding protein, with protein sequence MSTHAKRERLLLADLLEGAGPEAPTLCHGWTARDLAAHVVVRERRPDAAAGLVIGPLKSRSERIRDEFTSKPYEELIQLIRTGPPRMSPFGVKQLDEAANTVEFYVHTEDVRRAQPDWTPRELDPVFADVLWSRTEKAARVLGRKAPVGLVLRRPNGQTAVAHKGTPVVTVTGEPGELLLFAFGRQDAARVELEGDQDAIARVTTAKLGM encoded by the coding sequence ATGTCGACCCATGCGAAGCGCGAACGACTTCTGCTTGCCGACCTGTTGGAGGGGGCGGGCCCGGAGGCCCCGACCCTCTGCCACGGCTGGACGGCCCGGGATCTGGCGGCCCATGTGGTGGTGCGGGAGCGCAGGCCCGACGCGGCGGCCGGGCTGGTGATCGGCCCGCTGAAGAGCCGGAGCGAGCGGATCAGGGACGAGTTCACCTCAAAGCCGTACGAGGAGCTGATCCAGCTCATCCGTACGGGGCCGCCGCGGATGTCCCCGTTCGGCGTGAAGCAGCTGGACGAGGCCGCGAACACCGTGGAGTTCTACGTCCATACGGAGGACGTGCGCCGGGCCCAGCCCGACTGGACCCCGCGGGAGCTGGACCCGGTCTTCGCCGATGTCCTGTGGTCGCGTACCGAGAAGGCGGCGCGGGTGCTGGGGCGCAAGGCGCCGGTGGGCTTGGTGCTGCGCCGCCCCAACGGTCAGACCGCGGTCGCGCACAAGGGCACCCCGGTGGTGACGGTGACCGGTGAGCCGGGCGAGCTGCTGCTGTTCGCGTTCGGGCGGCAGGACGCGGCGCGGGTGGAGCTGGAGGGCGACCAGGACGCGATCGCCCGGGTGACGACGGCGAAGCTCGGGATGTAG
- a CDS encoding MFS transporter codes for MTATLTPPEAPERPAHRDGNVLRWLGAYTASTIGDSVYYMALAWAAARTGTASQTGLVLAVGSIPRALLLLGGGVLADRFGPRRVVVVSDTARCLVILGLAGALLLTSPTVWMLIAVALVFGAADALFLPAVGALPPRITAAGQLARVQGMRGLATRTATVVGAPLGGIAVALGGPVLAFAAAGVLFALSLPLLLAVRMRPLPVADAAEAVPTGTAWRELVDGVRHIRRHPVLGPLMLVIAVSELGFVGPLNLGLILLSEERGWGASGMGWIVAAFGIGAGASALVLAVRGRVPRAGLTMCLTVLTGAVAIAALAYAPSVPLAAGVALLVGLFVGLGGALCGALIQISADPAYLGRVTSVSTLFTHALSPLSYPVTGAAVALWGTGPVFVASASLCAAGALMGLLPRALRRAELPR; via the coding sequence GTGACCGCCACGCTCACGCCCCCAGAGGCCCCGGAACGCCCCGCCCACCGCGACGGAAACGTGCTGCGCTGGCTCGGCGCCTACACCGCGTCCACGATCGGGGACAGCGTCTACTACATGGCCCTCGCCTGGGCCGCCGCCCGCACCGGAACCGCCTCCCAGACCGGCCTGGTGCTGGCCGTCGGCTCCATACCCAGGGCCCTGCTGCTGCTCGGCGGGGGAGTGCTCGCGGACCGGTTCGGGCCGCGCCGCGTCGTGGTCGTCAGCGACACCGCCCGCTGTCTCGTCATCCTCGGGCTGGCCGGGGCGCTGCTCCTCACCTCGCCCACGGTGTGGATGCTGATCGCCGTCGCCCTGGTCTTCGGCGCGGCCGACGCGCTCTTCCTGCCCGCAGTCGGCGCGCTGCCGCCCCGGATCACCGCGGCCGGACAGCTCGCCCGGGTCCAGGGGATGCGCGGCCTCGCCACCCGGACCGCGACCGTCGTCGGCGCCCCGCTCGGCGGTATCGCCGTCGCCCTCGGCGGCCCGGTCCTCGCCTTCGCCGCGGCCGGTGTGCTCTTCGCCCTCTCGCTGCCGCTGCTGCTCGCCGTACGGATGCGCCCGCTGCCGGTGGCGGACGCGGCCGAAGCCGTACCCACCGGCACCGCCTGGCGTGAACTCGTCGACGGGGTGCGCCACATCCGCCGCCACCCGGTGCTCGGGCCGCTCATGCTCGTCATCGCCGTCAGTGAACTGGGCTTCGTCGGACCGCTCAACCTGGGCCTGATCCTGCTCAGCGAGGAGCGCGGCTGGGGGGCCTCCGGCATGGGCTGGATCGTCGCGGCCTTCGGCATCGGCGCGGGCGCGTCCGCCCTGGTGCTCGCCGTGCGCGGCCGGGTCCCCAGGGCGGGGCTCACCATGTGCCTCACCGTACTGACCGGCGCGGTCGCCATCGCCGCCCTGGCGTACGCACCCTCCGTACCCCTCGCGGCCGGTGTCGCGCTCCTCGTCGGGCTCTTCGTGGGCCTGGGCGGCGCGCTGTGCGGAGCCCTCATCCAGATCTCCGCCGACCCCGCCTACCTGGGCCGCGTCACCTCGGTCTCGACGCTCTTCACCCACGCGCTCTCGCCGCTCAGCTACCCGGTCACCGGCGCGGCCGTCGCCCTCTGGGGCACCGGCCCGGTCTTCGTCGCCAGCGCCTCGCTGTGCGCGGCGGGGGCGCTGATGGGCCTGCTGCCCCGCGCGCTGCGCCGCGCGGAGCTCCCGCGCTGA